A window of the Ipomoea triloba cultivar NCNSP0323 chromosome 14, ASM357664v1 genome harbors these coding sequences:
- the LOC116003686 gene encoding uncharacterized protein LOC116003686 produces the protein MEEVACKKRVRVDSDELGIDSPEVKRLREDLLDDLDEFELCTAEQDLDSFMKSFEEEITASPPPAAAAAVVDLTSESGESQPDLGYLLEASDDELGLPPATASPPAEEAEKPELIRVSSDSAELTGDLWCLDDHIASYDSYEFGIVDSENYNINGGEYAALDGLFDHSDLAYGSGDYLWRPETLPAN, from the coding sequence atggagGAAGTGGCTTGCAAGAAGCGAGTTCGAGTCGACTCGGACGAGTTGGGGATCGACTCGCCGGAGGTGAAGAGACTCAGGGAGGATCTGTTGGATGACCTAGATGAATTCGAGCTCTGCACGGCGGAGCAGGATCTGGATTCCTTCATGAAGAGCTTCGAGGAGGAGATTACGGCGTCGCCGCCGCCggccgcggcggcggcggtggttgATTTGACGTCGGAGTCCGGCGAGTCTCAGCCGGATCTCGGATACCTATTGGAAGCCTCGGACGACGAGCTTGGCCTTCCGCCGGCTACGGCGTCGCCGCCGGCGGAGGAAGCGGAGAAGCCGGAGTTGATCCGCGTTTCCTCTGACTCGGCCGAACTCACCGGCGATTTGTGGTGCCTGGATGACCATATCGCGAGTTATGACTCGTACGAGTTTGGAATCGTCGACTCGGAGAACTATAACATCAACGGCGGTGAATACGCTGCGCTGGATGGGTTATTTGACCATTCGGATCTTGCTTACGGGTCGGGTGATTATCTGTGGAGACCCGAGACCTTACCGGCAAATTAG